tccttgatctacccatATACATCTAATATTCCCTctttgaggtaggacttgctgagtaccttatgtactcacacttgctaattgtggactCAGATGATCTAGAGGCCGACTTCGTTGAAAGGGAAGACGAAGAATAGAGAAGCTGGTTTCGTTTGCACTCAAGTTGCCTGTAGGGCATGTGTTGCTTTTACGTTGTTTCTGTTGTGCTGTGAGGGTTTGTTGATTTATACCTATGGGCttttattgtaatgaactctgtgttgtacCCTATTATCGTACTTAATCGATGTATGTctgtgatgtctacttctgttaGAAATtgtgcgtaccagctactgatccagaAACTGGTATAAGCTACACAAGGTGACCCGAAGGAGGGGTCTGACAATATTCTTCCTTTATATGTGATAATTCCATCATCTATTGAGTAGTAACTAGACTCGTTTGGACTTACACTAATGAGTTATGGGATGTTTTGACATTTAAGATCGGTGGTATAACTTTGCTTAACATCTTCAATCCAATATGGTTTACGTAGTGTAACATTTTGGCAAGCTACTTCTCTTCTAAATAAAGCATCAGCTACTAAGTTTTCTTGTATTTAACTGAGTAGTCAAATTGAAGCAACTTGAGCAACAACTTAAGCTGAATTCCATCAATTAGCCTTTGAGTTATAATATATTTTAGACTCTGTTGGTCCGTCTTGATTATGATATTGCTTCCAATAAGATAATGTCTCCATTTCTTAAGAGCCTCCAATATAGCCATGGCCTCTTTGTCATAAATGGATTGGCCTGCTAATCTGCTCCCTAAGGTTTTGCTCATGAAGGCAATGGGCCTCCCAGATTGCATCAGTATAGCTCCAAGGCCAGAACTGCAAGCATCAGTCTCCAAAATGAAAGGCTCTTTGAAATTTGGAAGAGCCAATCTTAAGATAGTAGTCATAGCCTCCTTGAGCTGATCAAAAGAAGTGATCCGTGTCTCTTCCCATACAAATGCATCTTTCTTAAAATATCAAACAAGGGTCTACAGATTTGACTATACCCCTTCACAAACCTTCTGTAGTATCCTGTGAGTCCCAAGAAACTTCTCAGCCGAGTTACATTCTCTAGTCTTGGCCATTTTACTATATTTGCTATCTTGCCAAGGTCGGTTGAAACCCCCTCACCACTGATAATATGCCCCAAGTACTCAACTTGTCTCACAGAAAAGACACATTTACTGATCTTAGCAAACATCTAATTCTTCCTTAGAACATCCAAGGCAAGCTGGACATGATTCCTATGTTCATTTTCAGTCTTGCTATGaattaggatatcatcaaagaaGACTAGAATGAATTTACCTAAATATGAGCCATAGATGGTGTTCATAAGGGATTGAAAGGTAGCTCATGCATTGTCAGACCAAAAGGCATAATTGTATACTCATAATGACCTAGATGAGTTCTAAAAGCAGTTTTGGGAATATCTAATTCCTACATTCTGATTTGGCGGTATCTAGACCACAAATCAAGTTTAGTAAATATAGTGGCTCCATGCAAAGCATCCAATAGGTCTTATATCACAGGCATAGGGAATTTGCTCTCATTGTCACTAAGTTTAACTCTCTGTAGTCGACACATAGTCTCTAAGAACTATCTTTCTTTATAACTATGACAGCAGGTGAAGAAAAAATGCTCAAGGTAGGTCTGATTACCTAAGTTTCCATGAGATTTTTTATCAACCCTTCCATAGCCTCTCTCTTATAATGTGGTACTTTGTATGGACTGAGGTTTGCTGTTTCTACACCATTCTTCATATGTACTGCATGATCACAATCCCTCTTAGGAAGCATCTCTTTTGGATTCTTGAATACATCTGAGGAACTACTCACAATATTCTCCCTTGCTATATTCCCTTCTTGTATTATGTTCACTTGAATTACGCATCCCATCACTCCCTTGTTTATCATCTTCTCCAGCCTAGCAGCCTTCAACATGCATTTGCTACCTAGAATAGTATGATCAGTAAAGACTATTCTCATTCCACATTTAGTTACAGAGAACAACCTCTTTTGTAAATTCAGCTCCACTGGACTATACTCAAAAATTCAATCTGCTCACAATAAGAATTTGTGAATTGTGTGCCTTGTCTACTATAGTCCATGTTGTTCACTACATCATCCTTTATTAATtctcctgctgctgctactatgacctttttttttgctttgacATAGCTCAATGGACAGTTTGTATCCGCAACAAATTCATAACTCATGAAGGTATCAGTACCGCCACTATCAACCATAGTAACTGCCCTCTTGCCATTGATATTTGTGATCAGTGAAAATGTCATGTGACTAGCTGTTCCTTTAACTGCATGTGTGGATATCATGTGTTCCTGATCTTCAATTTGGGAGGATGAGCTGGTTTTCAGGGTTTCAGGTGGACTGCTTAGAGCAGTTACAAATACTTGTTGTGAATTTGTCTCTTCCCCTTTATCTTCAAGCTCCTCTCTGGACAATTCCAATAATATTGAATGTAACCTTGCAATTGTGTTGAGGATTCCATGGCTCTTTACACTACCAGCTAGTTTTTCTATTTATGTCCACCCTATGGTTCTTTTCCATAATTTGAGCTCCTCCTTTTGGGGTACAATTCTTGTTACTCCAATGGACACATGATTTGGTCCAGTGGTGTGACCCGAGGCCTTTTGAAATTGCTGGACATTTCAATATGTTTGGCATACCAGAATGCTTCAAGTAGATTGTTTGGTTGATGACAAGTTACCTGGTGCTGAATATGACTCTTTAGCATAAAACATCTCAAGAAAAAGGACTCTTGCAAGTAGGGGTGTTCCTTCTTGAATAGGGTCATGCATTTTTCAAACTTGTCTATATATTGCACTACTGACCCATATTGTTGTAAAGTCTGAAACTTTATCACTGCCTCATGTATTACAAGAGTGGAGAATTTGTCTTGCAACATTATGCTTAATTGGTCACAAGTGATCAAAGGCCAAGGTACTCCCAATCCTACAAACTAGTTCTCTACCTTATCAACGAAATGGGCAGTTGCAAGGTTAACCCACTAAGCATATGGACTACCTGTCACCTCAAAGTAACGCTCACACTGCCTAAGACACCCACTGGGTTTTCACCACTGAACAAAGGAATCTCCATCCTAGGACCTTTACTGATAGCTTCAGCATAATTTTGGTTGTGATTAGAAACTATTTCTCCCTGAATTCTCTAAGGGTCAACTGGCTGAACTCCAGGATAACCTTGACCGCATGTCCTCTGAGCACCCCCAACTACAGAACTCCCTAAACTATATGGATTATACCAGGGTAAAcatggataactactttctctCGGAGGAATTACTATTGGATGCATAGATACACTGTATACAGGAGAAACAAGTGGGCATGATAGCTGAGCTAATCCAAGGTTAGACCTAGTGCTCTCCATTAATATTAAATCTCTAGACTCGCACAAAGGCACATACATGGCATGATCAGTAGAATGCATGGTACTGGATAGATTACCCTCTTGAATACTTACCACTGGTTCACCCAACCCATGGGGTCTTCTGCTACTTTCTTCAGTCTCGCCAGAAGTAACCTCTTGATCTTGGCCACATCTGCCCTCAAGTGCCGAAGCTCCGCTAGTTCTCTCTTGGTCTCATTCACTTCGGTCCACGAAGCTTCTTCCCTGGACAACCCCATCTCAACCAGTGGTTCACAGGCGGTTCAACTTGTTCCTCCCCTTTATGCTGGTGAACCTCGATCTACCGTCACTTAAGGACAGAGATCAGTTGAGGGATTTTACACTGGAACAAGTCTGGAAACCCAAGCTTGAATATGTCCTCCCTCTGACGCcaccgttgaaaaatcaaccccGGGCTCCTAGAATTTTATACCCGAACAACGGCGAGCAACCCTCACCCTAGTTGAAGTTTCCGCCATTTATTCTTGAACCTCATCGAGGATCTGGGAGGCTCTGATGCCCTTTGTTAGATCTTGCCAATGCTTGAGCTAAATCTGACAAGAACTCGTGCACGTGACAGTGGAGAATTTTTGGGGAAGTTGGAGAATCGGCAAGAACAGGTAAGAACACCTGGAGGAACGCTGAATACGCTAACCAACCTAAAAGAATAATATGATTCCAACTCACTTTTCCATTTCTACCACTCCCAGTTTTAGCATCCAGGTTTACAGACAAAGCTCGGTTACAAAGTCTCAAAACGACAGATAAAACGGTAACGACAAACGGCTTAGCACCACAGTAATTAGTCTCCATCGTCCGATCCTCTGGGACCTCGCTGAAGACCGTCCGATGCACATAAACGAACCGGTATCATTTTTGTGCCTTCTTCAGCTCCCGCCTCCCTTTCTCTGAACTTCTGAACTTGTCTGAATCTTCGCTGTCTGACAGGGGCTCTCTGCTCTCTCCTCGTCTGACGCGGGACGCCTCGACGCCACCTCACAAAGGCCTTCAATCGCTATCTCTGCTGCTAGCCCGGTATCATTTTTGTGCCTTCTTCAGCTCCCGCCTCCCTTTCTCTGAACTTCTGAACTTGTCTGAATCTTCGCTGTCTAACAGGGGCTCTCTGCTCTCTCCTCGTCTGACGCGGGACGCCTCGACGCCACCTCACAAAGGCCTTCAATCGCCATCTCTGCTGCTAGCCCAGCGCGAACTGCGACTCGCAGCACCTGGACGCTCGCTTTTCAGCTCAAGATGCCCCTGAGCCTgcctggcctggcctggcctggcctgCTAGATGCCGCAAACACATGGCACCTGCATGTATCCGTAATTCCGTTCCTTATAGATCTGTCGATTCACGGAGGAGTCAGGATCACGAAAGAACATCTATCGCTATCTCTGCTGCCGCCAGACTCGAACCCTCCATGAAGGAAGAAGCTTTGCTAGGTGCAACAGAGCTTGTAGTAGACTGTGGACGACTGCAGTCATGACACTGGCAGTGGCCGATCGAGTGCTTTCTCCTCGAACAGACTCCCTTTGGAGAAAGGCGAAAGGGGAATAGATGAGCCCACAGACTCCATCCTGCACAGCAAACCGCGCCCGCGGTTCCTTCCGTGCCAAGCTATGGAAGGAGCCCATGCCCCATGGCGCCCATGCCCATGCATATACGCGCTCGACCGAACCGCATCCATGTGCAGACGTGAGGTGAAGTACCCAGCTAGCTATCTAGCTATTTCCATGCGTCCTCTCGCTACCTCTCTTCcttcaatcttttttttttcccgttgCGCATAAATACAGGTATTGATGCGTTCTCTGTTGCTCTAAGCAATGATGGATGGCTGGAAACAAATCGATTCCCGCCCACGGAGAGATCAAGAAACATTTTCTGTGGTGGTCTTGCAGCATCTGGTTTTGGCATCATTACCCCCATTCAACCATGGATCAACAGTGATGGCACATGATCATGAAACGAATGGTGGAAGGGTTCCTCGATGGGGAATACTAGCACATTATCACCTGATCACTTGCCGTGGGGAGCAAAACTTTCCTCAAATTATTTGCGCATGCAATCTTTACACCTAgctagatagatagatataggTGCTTGATCATCGCAGTTTCAGCCTTCGATCTCTTGGCCCAGGCCACTTTTCTCATATGGGGCTTTGGAGTTTCAACTTGCTTGGATATGACGATTGGTGAGCTGCGCTGGGAGTACATGTACTTAAGTGTGCTAGAGGGCAGTAGACGAATGGATTCCCCGGAAATCATGGCCATGACCATAAACTATGAGCTAGATTGGTCAAGCATAGCTGGAGAGTACGTGTAATTCCCAGGCTAATCACCTACCTGACCTGACGAGTTAGTTGTTCTACTGCAGATCTTGAAATACTCATTGTTGGGGAATTGGACACAAGAGACAAAGGATTGATTTTACGTGAAAAAATCCTCTAAAgcggagataaaaaaaatcacaagagataaatctttattgATGATGGTATCAGATCACAAATACAATGGGGTGGCTTTTATATAGGCTCCTTTTAAAGCCATTCGACTAGGACTAGAATTTGATGCATTATCCAACACTCATAAAAGACACTAACCCATCGAAAATGAATAAGCTTATTCTGGCTTTTATATTTTGTTTTCTGGCAGTGGTAGCTAATCGATCTAGTTTTATGCTTTCTAAATATAGCTTTATTATTATTGGTTTCCAACAGCATCAGGAACTCTTGGCAGTGCATGCATGTGATGGtttccatttcttttctttacAACGCCAAATAATATTCCCGAGACTTTTCATTGggcagctgcagcctgcagctcCAATCTCCCATTCCAATGCGTAGCTTCTCAAGAAAGCCCAGTCAAAAAGTCGGCATGGGTAAACTAACACTTACCTCCGGTAGAAAATGGGCTGTTTTGACACGGCAGTCAAGTTATTTAAACcaaactttgatcatttacatcttctgaatttatttatttttttaaaaaaaacaagggaCTCCATTAACCCCGGCTCTGCGGAAGCCAAACTGCAAATGTGCAGAAGTCAACAATTGAGTCTGAAAGTCTTTCTGAATTTTAAGTTtgaatatttgcaaaagacgtAAATATATTTGtctcaaaataataataacaacTTAGCTATCTTTCATCAATATAATAGATATTAGAGATCAAAGCTTCTTCTAGTAGTTGGTACCACAGATTTGTCCCGGGCTCCAAGTTCGTATGTGAACGATCTAGCCAGATTAGAAAAGGAGCACTGAACAAGTACACTTTGTTAAAGGCTGGCTGGCGAGTAGTGGCATGACACCTAAGCGCGCGAGTCTTCCAAATCGCTAAGACCCAACCCTTTCTCCACAGCTAGCTAGTGCCCCTTGCTTGCGCGTGTGTACGCTGCGCGGGCCTTCCCCACTCGAGCTAGAGAGACTCCATGCCACTATAAATACGAGCCCAGCTGCTCACGCGTTCCCCTCGCCGTCGAAGCACACGCGTACAGAGAAAGATCTAGGCGCGCGCGGCGACCACCGTTAGCGATGGTCAAGAACCCGGGCACCAATGGCATTGCCACCGCGACCGCCTTTTCAGGCGACAAGGCCAGGCCGGAGAGGGTCATCGGCGTAGGCGGAAAGGCCGCGGCGAGGCAGTACAAAGGGGTGCGGATGCGGAGCTGGGGGTCGTGGGTGTCGGAGATCAGGGTGCCGAACCAGAAGCGCCGGATCTGGCTCGGCTCCTACGCCACGCCCGAGGCCGCCGCGCGCGCCTACGACGCCGCGCTACTCTGCCTCAAGGGCTCTGACGCCGTCCTCAACTTCCCCTCCgccgcatcctcctcctctcacaACGTTGACAGTCGCCACTCTGACCCGGCGGCCGGCGGCATGTCACCGAGGTCCATCCAGCgcacggcggccgcggccgccgctgcCTTCGACGCTGGCATCATGGCCAGCGTCGACGACAGGTGCTCTTCCAGCGCCGGCGGGACGCCGACCTCGCCGTCGTCGCTGGTCAGCGCTGATCACGGCCAGGAGCACgcgacgtcgtcgtcgtctgcTGCGGCAAGCACAGGCTCGCCAGCCGATGGGGAGGAGCTGTGGACGGATCTGGACGCGTTTGCCTCGCCCATGTGCATGGATCTGatggccgccggcgccgcac
The nucleotide sequence above comes from Phragmites australis chromosome 4, lpPhrAust1.1, whole genome shotgun sequence. Encoded proteins:
- the LOC133914393 gene encoding ethylene-responsive transcription factor ERF014-like, encoding MVKNPGTNGIATATAFSGDKARPERVIGVGGKAAARQYKGVRMRSWGSWVSEIRVPNQKRRIWLGSYATPEAAARAYDAALLCLKGSDAVLNFPSAASSSSHNVDSRHSDPAAGGMSPRSIQRTAAAAAAAFDAGIMASVDDRCSSSAGGTPTSPSSLVSADHGQEHATSSSSAAASTGSPADGEELWTDLDAFASPMCMDLMAAGAAPFSSAWEEPEDDGEMMRLWSFC